Proteins co-encoded in one Bremerella sp. TYQ1 genomic window:
- a CDS encoding C-terminal binding protein, whose translation MAKYRVLLTDYAWEELEIEKQVLADNDVELIVATAKDEDSLVALAQENQVDAIMTNWAQVTEKVIAASPNVKIVARLGIGLDNIDMDYCTSHGILVTNTPDYCLTEVAEHTLALIFACSRKVAMYHHDTMSGKYDLTAGPIMRRMEGQTLGIVGLGNIGMLLAQKAKCLGLNVLATSRSGKTMEGVETVEMDRLLAESDYVSLLIPATPETRKSFGAKEFQQMKPTAYLINTARGAIVDHDALAAAIEAGELAGAALDVQDPEPCDLTIAPYNDPRVIVTPHAAFVSVESLENMRSRVSRQVVDCLQGKTPENVRNGLTAG comes from the coding sequence ATGGCCAAGTACCGCGTTCTGTTGACCGACTATGCCTGGGAAGAACTGGAAATTGAAAAGCAAGTTCTTGCCGACAACGACGTCGAATTGATCGTCGCGACCGCCAAAGATGAAGACTCGCTCGTCGCTTTGGCCCAGGAAAACCAAGTCGACGCCATCATGACGAATTGGGCTCAGGTTACGGAAAAAGTCATTGCGGCCTCTCCCAATGTGAAAATTGTCGCCCGGCTGGGGATCGGGTTGGACAATATCGATATGGACTACTGCACCTCGCACGGAATCCTGGTCACCAACACGCCGGACTACTGCCTGACCGAGGTCGCCGAACACACGTTGGCGCTTATTTTTGCGTGCTCCCGAAAAGTCGCCATGTATCATCACGACACCATGAGCGGCAAATACGATCTCACCGCCGGGCCCATCATGCGGCGGATGGAAGGCCAAACGCTCGGGATTGTCGGGCTCGGTAATATCGGCATGCTGCTGGCGCAAAAGGCGAAGTGCCTTGGACTTAACGTCTTAGCGACCAGCCGCAGCGGTAAAACGATGGAGGGCGTCGAAACGGTCGAAATGGACCGCCTCTTGGCCGAATCGGATTACGTATCGCTCCTCATTCCGGCAACTCCTGAAACCAGAAAGTCGTTTGGTGCCAAGGAGTTCCAGCAAATGAAACCAACCGCCTATCTGATCAACACGGCCCGCGGAGCCATCGTCGATCACGACGCCTTGGCCGCGGCGATTGAAGCTGGCGAACTTGCGGGGGCGGCGCTGGATGTGCAAGATCCGGAGCCTTGCGACCTGACCATCGCCCCGTACAACGATCCCCGCGTGATCGTCACGCCGCATGCCGCTTTCGTCAGTGTCGAGTCGCTCGAAAACATGCGTAGCCGCGTCTCCCGCCAGGTAGTCGACTGCCTTCAAGGGAAGACGCCAGAGAACGTCCGCAATGGGCTGACGGCTGGTTAA
- a CDS encoding WG repeat-containing protein — MLMLETGCQRDLSPTQTAEPPPAKTLADPEKRFDPLFPIPSNAKIDQRDVKWGCISADGQEQCPPKHTLASSYLKNEYPLQRQAATVGQPGVLLISSGEWQYFNKSESLTTKPLTSDVVHVVNFGESLFGVTRREHPRDRSISDIHWSIHAPLDCHLVYDPYGMWDPAEGVTPHSYFSEGLILVAQDGKYGYADRYGEIQIPPMFQAGRMFYEGRAAVMVDGLWGYINTQGETVVEPQFSSVYAFDDGKALVHQDEPDAKQHTYFFLDAEGEKLPFTPRQLPLPYHHDMSRLSDGQVGFVDIDGDWAIEPAYITASDFHESGAFVVSENREESGFIDTEGNLVLSLPGLVDATYFQSGLAWVTLDDDTVGYVNRNGEWVWQVTSAD, encoded by the coding sequence ATGTTGATGTTGGAAACTGGCTGTCAGCGAGACTTGTCGCCAACGCAGACTGCCGAGCCGCCGCCGGCAAAAACGCTTGCCGATCCGGAAAAGCGTTTCGATCCTTTGTTCCCAATACCCAGCAACGCAAAGATCGATCAGCGTGACGTGAAATGGGGATGCATTTCGGCTGATGGTCAGGAGCAATGTCCGCCGAAGCATACGTTGGCGTCGTCATATTTGAAGAACGAGTATCCTTTGCAACGACAAGCCGCGACGGTCGGCCAGCCAGGCGTACTGTTGATTTCGTCGGGCGAATGGCAGTACTTCAACAAGAGCGAATCGCTGACCACGAAACCGCTGACGAGCGACGTAGTTCATGTCGTGAATTTTGGTGAGTCGCTGTTTGGCGTGACCCGTAGAGAGCACCCGCGCGACCGTTCCATCTCGGACATTCATTGGTCGATCCACGCGCCGCTCGACTGCCATCTTGTTTACGACCCTTACGGCATGTGGGATCCCGCGGAAGGTGTTACGCCGCACAGCTACTTTTCGGAAGGGCTTATCCTCGTCGCTCAGGATGGTAAGTACGGCTACGCCGATCGATATGGCGAAATCCAGATTCCGCCAATGTTTCAAGCCGGCCGGATGTTTTACGAAGGTCGAGCGGCCGTCATGGTTGATGGCCTGTGGGGATACATCAACACCCAGGGAGAAACGGTTGTCGAGCCGCAGTTCTCGTCGGTCTATGCGTTTGACGACGGCAAAGCATTGGTGCATCAGGACGAACCGGACGCCAAGCAGCATACGTACTTCTTCCTCGATGCAGAAGGAGAGAAGTTGCCGTTCACACCGAGACAGCTTCCCCTGCCCTATCACCATGATATGTCCCGGTTAAGTGATGGCCAGGTGGGTTTTGTCGACATCGACGGCGATTGGGCGATCGAGCCAGCCTATATCACCGCCAGCGATTTTCACGAATCGGGAGCATTTGTCGTGAGCGAAAACCGAGAGGAATCTGGTTTCATCGATACGGAAGGAAACCTTGTCCTAAGCTTGCCAGGCCTTGTTGATGCAACCTACTTTCAATCAGGGCTGGCCTGGGTAACGCTCGACGATGATACGGTCGGCTATGTCAATCGCAACGGCGAATGGGTCTGGCAAGTGACTTCGGCCGATTAA
- the uvrA gene encoding excinuclease ABC subunit UvrA: MPVSDIEVKGAREHNLREVTLTLPRNKLICLTGVSGSGKSSLAFDTIYAEGQRRYVESLSSYARQFMGQMPKPDVDYIGGLTPSISISQKTTSNNPRSTVGTITEIYDYLRVIFSRVGQGFCSECGKKLTAQTREQILERILGQEEGTAFSVLAPLVRGQKGEFKDLFIDLLKQGFVRARVDGEIIQLNDELQLDRQMRHNIELVVDRITIKEGIRGRLAEAVELALKMGEGSLIIAPREEETPEGEEAAPKKKRAKSKRSKTAVAGDMMFSVDYACVDCGISYSPPTPQLFSFNSPQGMCPTCDGLGKVYTFDPELLVPDVTLSFKQGAIELLGKWKELGRWKRHIYQGMADTMERKYDLGKGAILETAWRDMPKDHHDYLLWGTGDEHITFTWRGGNSPQMYGGTYGGIVPDLLEKYRNTNSKPQQRQLEKYMATVICPQCHGDRLNPQARSVKVTTSSKSFGKDGSRTLPQICQLSIQEAADFFLDLELDNLSKKIAEEAIKEVRGRLGFLQNVGLEYLTLDRTAPTLSGGESQRIRLAGQIGCGLVGVTYILDEPSIGLHPRDNDRLLATLNDLRDLGNTVLVVEHDEDTMRVADHIIDFGPGAGVRGGYVVAQGSAKQLEAAEESITGKFLSGKEKIDIPETRRPIGEKKLRIVGAAQNNLKNITAEIPLGGFVCITGASGSGKSSLINGILVEALRRDLNGGLGEPGEHERIEGIEHLDKMIAIDQSPIGRTPRSNPATYIKVFDEIRDLFAQLPESRKRGYKPGRFSFNVDGGRCSACEGNGANKLEMDFLADIWVTCPVCEGHRFNRETLEILFKDKSIADILEMDVQEALKTFENVPKIATKLQTLHDVGLDYIKLGQPSPTLSGGEAQRIKLAKELSKRSTGKTLYLLDEPTTGLHFADTKMLLKVLHNFADAGNTVLVVEHNLDVIKTADWVVDLGPDGGINGGTIVAEGTPEDVAAVKESHTGQALEPLLQGKTSRAVAEIKRAAKQSQQTAKALAKRIDVRGAKMHNLKDVSVGIDRDKMTVFCGPSGSGKSSLAMDTIYAEGQRRYVESLSAYARQFVGQMQKPKVDHIEGLSPAIAIEQKNLGKSPRSTVGTVTEIYDYLRVLMSRLGVPHCPDCDIPIKTQTSTQITDKVLQEEEGTKLFLLAPRHLDTGQQYSDLWEELKAAGYQRIRVDGVVHTIDRMPKIDRRRKHDVEVVVDRIVVRQDARPRIADSVEIALSQSGGVLVLAYAEEDVPEAHWRTKRLSQKLSCESCDRSFDPLSPHNFSFNSYLGWCPDCEGLGTQTGADPTALLSDPKRSLAEGALRLWPDLKSPTAMKMLEAICHKNKIPIDVPFEQLGARQRRIILHGTGDTAYDIYADEKKTNLEFRFQFKGLYPALEDASRLSPSFRGQLESLVAEVECTTCDGSRLRDDASAVRFRKKSMRDLTSMPLAELLEFLRATKLKKRETKIAGELLREIDSRVQFLLDVGLDYLTLRRTAPTLSAGEAQRIRLASQLGSGLCGVLYVLDEPTIGLHPRDNRRLLKALHRLRDLGNTLLVVEHDQEVIEGSDRLIDFGPQAGRHGGTIVAEGTPKQIAKAVGSVTGPYVSGKQAIYAPTNRRMMSIAQNSDEDVIADFTSPSGEWLEIVGANHRNLRNVNVSIPLGAFVAIGGPSGSGKSTLVQDILYNTLARRLHRASTIPGAHDALRGIENINKVIRVDQQPIGNSPSSNPATYTGVFDLIRELFAQLPDAKVRGYTARRFSFNVEGGRCEDCQGMGQKCIEMHFLPDVWVTCETCEGRRYNEETLAVKFHGKTISEVLEMSCGQALQLFENIPKIRRTLQTLCDVGLDYVTLGQSAPTLSGGEAQRVKLASELARPDTGRTLYLLDEPSTGLHFEDLKKLLDVFNRLVDLGNTVIVIEHNLDILKQADWLIEMGPEAGQAGGQVVTVGTPEDVVAYSRSFTKLAKKQKSDESTLTDEGGMTWLRSHTGEALGPVLDAAPREERPLYDPHAAEAEKEGDLDIDDVGAQIQMPWELDGRRWHTKERVGRDGQPCNWDGKILAEVVDRIQSTESFSDPNWNSRTIVEIAANKKSDGWFFHGITGESWLLKMKFRVMKGTFNKYELPQELDLPTLNQMDDLPIYSNDPRVKVKNLRGPFQEVEIRAHSWQEINKPEFWKFVDDAIVGFQKYEATINQDVESHMPWKKLGEKWHLSRKGFPPGKKVAWEQSLLEEVIELLKDVAPQGEILWNNQVLINMMVPGKRTAWAVVTTKKPEHIRLELKSPQASTTQGKIAEFGHEPSVEQSRTGEEIVRLHFRSDADLGKGNLKAFLEEHLKGVDSSGQQSLL, translated from the coding sequence ATGCCGGTTTCGGATATCGAAGTCAAAGGGGCCCGCGAACACAACTTGCGCGAGGTCACGCTGACGCTTCCTCGCAACAAACTGATTTGCCTGACCGGCGTAAGCGGTAGCGGCAAAAGTTCGCTGGCGTTCGATACGATTTACGCGGAAGGCCAACGGCGTTACGTCGAGAGCCTGTCCAGCTATGCGCGCCAATTTATGGGGCAAATGCCCAAGCCCGATGTCGATTACATCGGCGGCTTGACCCCCAGTATCTCGATTTCGCAGAAGACAACGAGCAACAATCCCCGCAGTACCGTCGGTACGATTACGGAGATTTACGACTACCTGCGGGTGATCTTCTCGAGGGTTGGGCAAGGTTTCTGCAGCGAATGCGGCAAGAAGCTGACGGCCCAGACGCGGGAACAAATCCTCGAACGAATCCTCGGGCAGGAAGAAGGAACCGCCTTTTCGGTTCTCGCTCCGCTCGTTCGAGGGCAAAAGGGTGAATTCAAAGATCTGTTCATCGACCTCTTGAAGCAAGGGTTCGTGCGTGCTCGTGTCGATGGCGAGATCATCCAGCTGAACGATGAATTGCAACTCGATCGCCAGATGCGACACAACATCGAGTTGGTCGTCGATCGAATCACGATTAAAGAAGGCATCCGCGGCCGCTTGGCGGAAGCAGTCGAACTGGCCCTGAAGATGGGCGAAGGTAGCCTGATCATCGCGCCGCGGGAAGAGGAAACCCCCGAAGGCGAGGAAGCTGCTCCGAAGAAGAAGCGTGCCAAAAGCAAACGCAGTAAAACAGCCGTCGCCGGCGACATGATGTTCTCGGTCGACTACGCATGTGTCGACTGTGGCATTTCGTATAGCCCGCCGACGCCGCAGTTGTTTAGCTTTAACTCGCCACAAGGGATGTGCCCGACGTGCGACGGCTTGGGCAAAGTGTACACGTTCGATCCGGAACTGTTGGTTCCCGACGTAACGCTTTCGTTCAAGCAAGGAGCGATCGAACTTCTGGGCAAGTGGAAAGAGTTGGGCCGATGGAAGCGTCATATCTACCAAGGTATGGCCGACACCATGGAGCGCAAGTACGACTTGGGCAAAGGGGCCATCCTGGAAACGGCCTGGCGAGACATGCCCAAAGATCACCACGACTATTTGTTGTGGGGCACCGGGGACGAGCACATCACGTTCACCTGGCGGGGCGGCAACAGCCCGCAGATGTACGGCGGAACCTACGGCGGGATTGTTCCCGACTTGTTGGAAAAGTACCGCAACACAAACTCAAAGCCGCAGCAGCGACAACTCGAAAAATACATGGCCACGGTCATTTGCCCGCAGTGCCATGGAGACCGATTGAACCCGCAAGCTCGCAGCGTAAAAGTGACCACGTCGAGCAAGTCGTTCGGCAAAGATGGCTCGCGGACGTTGCCACAGATTTGCCAACTTTCGATCCAGGAAGCCGCCGATTTCTTCCTCGATCTGGAACTTGACAACCTGTCGAAAAAGATCGCCGAAGAAGCGATCAAAGAAGTGCGTGGGCGACTCGGCTTTTTGCAGAACGTTGGGCTGGAATACCTTACGCTCGACCGGACCGCTCCGACATTAAGTGGTGGTGAATCGCAGCGAATTCGTCTGGCCGGGCAAATCGGTTGCGGGCTCGTCGGTGTGACCTACATCCTCGACGAACCTTCGATCGGTCTTCATCCGCGGGACAACGACCGGCTGCTGGCTACGCTGAACGATCTGCGTGACCTCGGAAACACGGTGCTCGTTGTCGAGCATGACGAAGATACGATGCGCGTCGCCGACCACATCATCGACTTCGGTCCTGGGGCTGGCGTTCGCGGCGGATATGTCGTCGCCCAAGGTTCGGCCAAGCAGTTGGAAGCAGCCGAAGAAAGCATCACCGGGAAATTCCTTTCCGGCAAAGAGAAGATCGACATTCCTGAAACGCGCCGTCCTATCGGCGAGAAAAAACTCCGCATCGTCGGTGCTGCTCAGAACAACTTGAAGAACATTACCGCCGAGATTCCGCTGGGTGGTTTCGTCTGTATTACCGGGGCGAGTGGTAGCGGCAAGAGCTCGTTGATCAACGGGATTCTTGTCGAGGCCCTGCGTCGCGACTTGAATGGTGGGCTCGGCGAACCGGGCGAGCACGAACGCATCGAAGGGATCGAACATCTCGACAAGATGATCGCGATCGATCAAAGCCCGATCGGTCGTACGCCTCGAAGTAATCCGGCGACCTATATTAAAGTGTTCGACGAAATCCGCGACTTGTTCGCTCAGCTTCCCGAATCTCGCAAGCGTGGTTACAAGCCAGGGCGTTTCAGCTTCAACGTCGATGGCGGACGCTGCAGTGCCTGCGAAGGGAACGGGGCCAACAAGCTGGAGATGGACTTCCTGGCCGACATTTGGGTCACTTGCCCGGTTTGTGAAGGACATCGTTTCAATCGCGAAACACTGGAGATTTTGTTCAAGGACAAGTCGATTGCCGACATCCTCGAGATGGACGTGCAAGAGGCGCTCAAGACGTTCGAGAACGTTCCGAAGATCGCCACGAAGCTGCAAACGCTGCATGACGTCGGGCTCGATTACATCAAGCTCGGGCAGCCGTCGCCGACACTTTCCGGGGGTGAAGCACAGCGTATCAAGCTGGCCAAAGAGCTTTCCAAGCGAAGCACCGGCAAAACGTTGTACTTGCTGGACGAACCAACGACCGGGCTGCACTTCGCCGACACGAAGATGCTGCTGAAGGTGCTGCACAACTTCGCCGATGCCGGCAATACGGTGCTTGTCGTCGAGCATAACTTGGACGTGATCAAGACGGCTGACTGGGTCGTCGATCTTGGCCCCGACGGCGGTATCAACGGTGGAACCATCGTGGCGGAAGGAACGCCTGAGGATGTCGCCGCGGTGAAAGAATCGCACACCGGGCAGGCCCTCGAACCGCTCCTGCAAGGCAAGACAAGCCGCGCCGTGGCCGAGATCAAACGTGCCGCCAAACAGTCGCAGCAAACGGCCAAAGCACTGGCCAAGAGAATCGACGTTCGCGGTGCCAAGATGCACAACTTGAAGGACGTCAGTGTTGGCATCGATCGTGACAAGATGACTGTCTTCTGTGGTCCGAGCGGTAGCGGTAAAAGCTCGCTCGCGATGGATACGATCTATGCCGAAGGGCAGCGCCGTTACGTCGAAAGCCTGAGCGCCTATGCACGGCAATTCGTCGGGCAGATGCAGAAACCGAAGGTCGATCATATCGAAGGTTTGTCGCCGGCGATCGCAATCGAGCAGAAAAACCTCGGCAAGTCGCCACGTTCGACGGTTGGTACCGTTACTGAAATTTACGATTACCTTCGCGTGCTGATGAGCCGACTCGGCGTGCCGCATTGCCCTGACTGCGACATCCCGATCAAGACTCAAACGTCGACGCAGATCACCGACAAAGTCTTGCAGGAAGAGGAGGGGACGAAGCTGTTCCTGCTTGCCCCGCGTCACCTCGACACAGGGCAGCAATATTCCGACTTGTGGGAAGAGCTGAAAGCGGCTGGCTATCAGCGTATTCGTGTCGACGGCGTGGTGCACACAATCGATCGCATGCCGAAGATCGACCGTCGCCGTAAGCACGACGTCGAAGTGGTCGTCGACCGTATCGTTGTTCGCCAGGATGCTCGTCCTCGAATTGCCGACAGCGTGGAAATCGCGTTGAGCCAGTCCGGCGGCGTACTTGTCCTCGCGTACGCGGAAGAAGATGTTCCGGAAGCGCATTGGCGGACCAAACGTTTGAGCCAAAAGCTTTCGTGCGAATCGTGCGACCGGAGCTTCGATCCGCTTTCGCCGCACAACTTTTCGTTCAACAGTTACTTGGGCTGGTGTCCTGACTGCGAAGGCTTAGGCACACAAACCGGCGCCGACCCGACCGCTTTGCTGAGCGATCCGAAACGTAGCCTGGCCGAAGGGGCCCTGCGTTTGTGGCCCGATCTGAAATCGCCGACCGCGATGAAGATGCTCGAGGCGATCTGCCATAAGAACAAGATCCCGATCGACGTTCCGTTTGAACAGCTCGGAGCCCGACAGCGACGAATTATCCTGCATGGTACTGGCGACACGGCGTACGACATCTACGCGGACGAGAAGAAGACAAACCTCGAATTCCGTTTTCAGTTCAAAGGTTTGTACCCAGCGTTGGAAGATGCTTCGCGGTTGAGTCCTTCGTTCCGCGGCCAGCTCGAATCGTTAGTGGCGGAAGTGGAATGCACCACGTGCGACGGTTCACGTCTGCGTGACGATGCTTCCGCCGTTCGCTTCCGTAAGAAGTCGATGCGTGATTTGACCAGCATGCCGTTGGCAGAACTGCTGGAGTTCCTTCGTGCAACGAAGCTCAAGAAGCGGGAAACTAAGATCGCCGGTGAGTTGCTTCGCGAGATCGATAGCCGTGTGCAGTTCCTGCTTGATGTCGGTCTCGATTACTTGACCCTTCGCCGCACGGCTCCGACACTTTCGGCCGGGGAAGCCCAACGTATTCGTTTGGCCAGCCAGCTTGGCAGCGGACTGTGCGGGGTGCTGTATGTGCTCGACGAACCGACGATTGGTCTTCACCCACGCGACAACCGTCGGCTTCTGAAGGCACTGCATCGCCTCCGCGATCTCGGCAATACGCTGCTGGTCGTGGAACATGATCAAGAGGTGATCGAAGGGAGCGATCGCTTGATCGACTTCGGACCTCAGGCTGGTCGCCATGGCGGAACGATTGTCGCCGAAGGCACCCCAAAGCAGATCGCCAAAGCCGTGGGATCGGTGACCGGTCCTTACGTCTCCGGGAAGCAGGCCATTTATGCACCGACCAATCGTCGCATGATGTCGATCGCCCAGAATTCGGACGAAGATGTCATCGCCGATTTCACCAGTCCTTCCGGCGAATGGCTGGAGATTGTCGGAGCGAACCATCGCAACTTACGAAATGTGAACGTCTCGATTCCACTGGGGGCATTCGTTGCCATCGGCGGGCCGAGCGGTAGCGGTAAGAGTACGTTGGTTCAGGACATTCTGTACAACACGCTGGCTCGTCGGCTGCACCGCGCGTCGACAATTCCTGGGGCTCACGATGCCCTGCGCGGCATTGAGAATATCAACAAGGTGATTCGCGTCGATCAACAGCCAATCGGCAACAGCCCTAGCTCGAACCCGGCCACGTACACCGGCGTGTTCGATTTGATTCGCGAACTGTTCGCCCAATTGCCTGATGCCAAAGTACGTGGGTACACAGCTCGCCGATTCAGCTTCAATGTTGAAGGGGGCCGCTGTGAGGATTGCCAAGGGATGGGGCAAAAGTGTATCGAGATGCACTTCCTGCCGGACGTTTGGGTGACGTGTGAAACGTGCGAAGGTCGTCGCTACAACGAAGAAACCCTGGCGGTTAAATTCCACGGCAAGACGATCTCGGAAGTGCTCGAGATGTCGTGCGGTCAGGCCCTGCAGTTATTCGAGAACATCCCCAAGATTCGCCGGACCCTGCAAACGCTGTGCGATGTGGGTCTCGACTATGTCACCCTCGGTCAGTCCGCTCCGACACTTTCCGGCGGGGAAGCCCAGCGTGTGAAATTGGCTTCGGAACTTGCTCGCCCTGATACTGGACGGACGTTGTACCTTTTGGACGAACCGTCGACGGGGCTGCACTTCGAAGACTTGAAGAAGCTGCTGGATGTGTTCAATCGCCTGGTCGATCTTGGCAACACGGTGATTGTGATCGAGCACAACCTCGACATCTTGAAGCAAGCCGACTGGCTTATCGAGATGGGTCCAGAAGCTGGTCAAGCTGGCGGTCAAGTCGTTACCGTCGGTACCCCGGAAGATGTCGTGGCGTACTCGCGGTCGTTCACCAAGCTGGCCAAAAAGCAGAAGAGCGACGAGTCGACGCTGACCGACGAAGGGGGCATGACATGGCTGCGAAGTCATACCGGCGAAGCCCTTGGCCCCGTACTGGATGCCGCGCCCCGCGAAGAGCGACCGCTGTATGATCCCCATGCCGCGGAAGCTGAGAAAGAAGGGGACCTCGACATCGACGATGTCGGTGCCCAGATTCAAATGCCGTGGGAACTGGACGGACGACGTTGGCACACCAAAGAACGTGTCGGCCGTGACGGACAGCCATGCAACTGGGACGGCAAGATCCTCGCTGAAGTGGTCGATCGAATCCAATCGACCGAATCGTTCAGCGATCCGAACTGGAATTCCCGAACAATCGTCGAAATTGCCGCGAACAAAAAATCGGACGGCTGGTTCTTCCATGGCATCACCGGCGAAAGCTGGCTGCTGAAAATGAAGTTCCGCGTGATGAAGGGAACGTTCAACAAGTACGAACTTCCTCAGGAGCTTGATCTGCCGACGCTGAACCAGATGGACGACTTGCCGATCTACAGCAACGATCCTCGCG